A window of the Deltaproteobacteria bacterium genome harbors these coding sequences:
- the cas2 gene encoding CRISPR-associated endonuclease Cas2 translates to MRSIFMFVVLLMPVSTRIYRNYGSPPSMSPILSSRVSHQSENQGKYRMGWIMAIFDLPVGTDDERRMASTFRRFLLNDGYLMIQFSVYARPCISQEHVEKHAERLKISAPRSGFVKMLFFTDRQWELGVNIVGAASASKMGNRVATPAMPDQILFW, encoded by the coding sequence ATGCGATCGATTTTTATGTTCGTAGTTTTGCTAATGCCTGTGAGTACCAGGATATATCGCAATTATGGATCCCCTCCTTCGATGTCGCCAATTTTGAGCAGTCGCGTGTCCCATCAAAGTGAAAATCAAGGGAAGTATAGAATGGGATGGATCATGGCCATCTTTGATTTGCCTGTTGGTACAGATGATGAACGGCGAATGGCTTCGACATTCCGTAGATTTCTGCTGAACGACGGTTACCTAATGATCCAATTTTCTGTATATGCGCGCCCATGTATTTCACAAGAACACGTCGAAAAGCATGCAGAAAGGCTTAAAATATCGGCACCTAGAAGCGGATTTGTAAAAATGTTATTTTTCACGGATCGACAATGGGAGCTCGGTGTTAATATTGTTGGCGCCGCTAGTGCTTCTAAGATGGGCAACCGAG
- the cas1 gene encoding type II CRISPR-associated endonuclease Cas1, with protein sequence MSFHILHLFDHGSYLRKRAGRLYCQNGESQNSLPIENIKAVIIAAKGLTLSTQLIGALLEHGAIILHCDENYQPVGLTTGITSTINVRIMEGQIRPRHRFRDQLWGEVLRRKISHQVFALDAVGIGENPLVGATAVIAQDEARVARIYFRSFFRLLDARGQTRAQKKHGWLNAYLNYGYAVLSAVMHRSIIVHGLLSNIGIHHMARYRSWPLVYDLMEPLRPVVDVLTSQFIESESDYSDTSSSMKNFAKYVGNSLRLFRVPHRRYSLKLVDAIDFYVRSFANACEYQDISQLWIPSFDVANFEQSRVPSK encoded by the coding sequence ATGTCGTTCCATATTTTACACTTGTTTGACCATGGGTCTTACCTTCGTAAGAGGGCGGGAAGGCTCTACTGTCAGAATGGTGAGAGTCAGAATAGCTTGCCCATTGAAAATATAAAAGCAGTTATTATTGCTGCTAAAGGTTTGACGTTATCGACCCAATTGATTGGAGCATTGCTAGAACATGGTGCGATCATTTTGCACTGCGATGAAAACTATCAGCCTGTAGGATTAACAACTGGGATTACAAGCACGATCAATGTGAGGATTATGGAGGGCCAGATTCGTCCCAGGCATCGATTTCGCGATCAATTGTGGGGCGAGGTGCTGCGACGCAAGATATCACACCAGGTATTCGCATTGGATGCTGTGGGTATTGGTGAAAATCCACTGGTAGGTGCAACTGCTGTAATTGCGCAGGATGAGGCAAGAGTAGCCAGAATATATTTTAGATCATTTTTCCGTCTTCTTGATGCAAGGGGGCAGACAAGGGCTCAAAAGAAGCATGGCTGGCTCAATGCCTATTTAAACTATGGATATGCTGTGCTTTCAGCAGTCATGCACAGAAGCATTATAGTGCACGGCCTTCTATCAAATATTGGCATTCATCACATGGCGCGTTACCGCTCATGGCCGCTGGTATATGACCTTATGGAACCGCTTCGGCCGGTCGTAGATGTGTTGACCAGTCAGTTCATTGAGTCTGAATCCGATTATTCTGATACGTCCTCGTCTATGAAGAATTTCGCAAAATATGTTGGCAATAGTCTGAGGCTATTTAGGGTTCCGCATCGACGGTACAGTCTAAAGTTGGTTGATGCGATCGATTTTTATGTTCGTAGTTTTGCTAATGCCTGTGAGTACCAGGATATATCGCAATTATGGATCCCCTCCTTCGATGTCGCCAATTTTGAGCAGTCGCGTGTCCCATCAAAGTGA
- a CDS encoding ParA family protein has translation MRKVEKYIVNMRKISTACRSEFMEDVNVDLFLQPKDLADALGITVQGVHKLLKEHHIESTMANPRQRRIYPASVRQVAQLKGLPIPSGVVVVHLVKGGVGKTTLIHGLAARASAYGCRTLMIDLDQQANLSTSFGVYSRPKKDPSLLDVYVGHMNGKKVKIQDTVVKVTDFLHIIPANLTLANLDVSIVQGTENIGNLFESMFKPIRKDYDLIFIDCPPSLSRVTSAAHCYADKILLPVNTDRFSLDGLELTLEHLSLLQKKFRAKAELHVVINKFDARQKLGFEVINELASEYRDMLCEAYITVSKQIDNSIAANECLWNPQQGKNAALEDFNNLLMEVFNLKTWKDQMAGRRKSVGSSSHSRKREVVAHG, from the coding sequence ATGCGAAAGGTTGAAAAATATATAGTGAACATGCGAAAGATATCAACTGCGTGCAGGAGCGAGTTTATGGAAGATGTGAACGTCGATCTGTTTCTTCAGCCTAAGGATCTAGCCGATGCTTTAGGGATCACGGTTCAAGGTGTCCATAAACTCCTGAAAGAGCACCATATTGAATCCACCATGGCAAATCCACGGCAACGTCGGATCTACCCGGCGAGTGTAAGACAGGTGGCTCAGTTGAAGGGGCTTCCCATTCCGTCGGGAGTGGTGGTGGTCCACCTTGTGAAGGGCGGCGTTGGTAAGACGACACTGATCCATGGACTGGCAGCACGGGCCAGTGCCTATGGCTGCCGGACGTTAATGATCGATCTAGATCAACAGGCCAACCTGAGCACTAGTTTTGGGGTGTATTCGCGACCCAAAAAAGATCCATCGCTCCTCGATGTCTACGTCGGGCACATGAACGGCAAGAAGGTTAAGATTCAGGATACCGTGGTGAAGGTCACCGACTTTCTCCATATCATCCCGGCGAACCTGACCCTTGCCAACTTGGACGTCTCGATTGTCCAGGGGACCGAGAACATCGGCAACCTGTTCGAGTCGATGTTCAAGCCGATTCGGAAGGACTACGACCTGATCTTTATCGACTGTCCCCCTTCCCTATCTCGAGTGACATCGGCGGCTCACTGCTATGCCGACAAGATCCTTCTGCCTGTGAATACGGACCGCTTCTCTTTGGACGGCTTGGAGCTTACGCTGGAGCATTTGAGTCTCCTTCAGAAGAAGTTTCGCGCCAAAGCTGAGCTGCATGTCGTAATCAACAAGTTCGACGCCAGACAGAAGCTGGGCTTCGAGGTGATCAACGAGCTGGCTTCCGAGTACCGGGACATGTTGTGTGAGGCTTATATCACCGTCTCTAAGCAGATCGATAACAGCATTGCTGCCAACGAGTGTCTTTGGAATCCGCAGCAGGGTAAGAATGCTGCCCTCGAAGACTTCAACAATCTGTTGATGGAAGTCTTCAATCTCAAAACCTGGAAGGACCAGATGGCTGGCCGGCGTAAGTCGGTTGGCAGCTCTAGCCACTCTCGCAAAAGGGAGGTAGTGGCGCATGGCTAA